From the genome of Blautia pseudococcoides, one region includes:
- the rpsL gene encoding 30S ribosomal protein S12, with protein MPTFNQLVRKGRQTSVKKSTAPALQKSFNSLQKRTTDMSSPQKRGVCTAVKTATPKKPNSALRKIARVRLSNGIEVTSYIPGEGHNLQEHSVVLIRGGRVKDLPGTRYHIIRGTLDTAGVANRRQARSKYGAKRPKK; from the coding sequence ATGCCAACATTCAATCAGTTAGTAAGAAAAGGACGTCAGACTTCTGTAAAGAAGTCCACAGCTCCGGCGCTTCAGAAGAGTTTTAACTCTTTACAGAAGAGGACAACAGATATGTCTTCTCCGCAGAAGAGGGGTGTGTGTACAGCAGTTAAGACTGCTACACCGAAAAAACCTAACTCTGCTCTCAGAAAGATCGCCAGAGTTCGTCTTTCCAACGGAATCGAGGTAACAAGCTACATTCCGGGTGAAGGACATAACCTTCAGGAACATAGTGTTGTTCTTATCCGTGGCGGCAGGGTAAAAGACTTACCAGGTACAAGATATCACATTATCCGTGGTACACTTGATACTGCAGGCGTTGCCAACAGACGTCAGGCCCGTTCTAAATACGGTGCTAAGAGACCGAAAAAATAA
- the rpoC gene encoding DNA-directed RNA polymerase subunit beta', translating to MPETANKEAYQPMTFDAIKIGLASPEKIRDWSRGEVKKPETINYRTLKPEKDGLFCERIFGPSKDWECHCGKYKKIRYKGVVCDRCGVEVTKASVRRERMGHIELAAPVSHIWYFKGIPSRMGLILDLSPRSLEKVLYFANYIVLDAGTTELQYKQVLTEKEFQDAREKYGDGAFRVGMGAESIMELLEAIDLERESKELKAGLKDSTGQKRARIVKRLEVVEAFRESGNRPEWMIMTVVPVIPPDLRPMVQLDGGRFATSDLNDLYRRIINRNNRLKRLLELGAPDIIVRNEKRMLQEAVDALIDNGRRGRPVTGPGNRALKSLSDMLKGKSGRFRQNLLGKRVDYSGRSVIVVGPELKIFQCGLPKEMAIELFKPFVMKELVSNGTAHNIKNAKKMVEKLEPEVWDVLEDVIKEHPVMLNRAPTLHRLGIQAFEPILVEGKAIKLHPLVCTAFNADFDGDQMAVHLPLSVEAQAECRFLLLSPNNLLKPSDGGPVAVPSQDMVLGIYYLTQERPGVKGEGKHFKSVNEAILAYENGYITLQTRIHVFCSKTLPDGTVMQDTVDSTLGRFLFNEIIPQDLGFVDRSVPGYELKLEVDFLVGKKQLKQILEKVINTHGATRTAEVLDKIKATGYKYSTRAAMTVSISDMTVPPQKPEMIQKAQDTVDLITKNFKRGLITEEERYKEVVETWKKTDDELTKALLTGLDKYNNIFMMADSGARGSDKQIKQLAGMRGLMADTTGHTIELPIKSNFREGLDVLEYFMSAHGARKGLSDTALRTADSGYLTRRLVDVSQDLIVREVDCCEDRGEIPGMWVKAFMDGKEEIESLQERITGRFSCETIKNAKGDVIVKANHMITPRRAARVVNEGVNEKGKPFDSVKIRTILTCKCHIGVCAKCYGANMATGEPVQVGESVGIIAAQSIGEPGTQLTMRTFHTGGVAGGDITQGLPRVEELFEARKPKGLAIITEIKGVATLKDTKKKREIIVTDNEDGNSKTYLIPYGSRIKVQDGQFLEAGDELTEGSVNPHDILKIKGVRAVQDYMIQEVQRVYRLQGVEINDKHIEVIVRQMLKKIRIEDNGDTEFLPGTLVDVLDYQEENEKLVEEGKEPADGKQVMLGITKASLATNSFLSAASFQETTKVLTEAAIKGKIDPLIGLKENVIIGKLIPAGTGMKCYSNIKLDTDLIEDEEEIDDDFELAEALDELPAEDEEEVVRLTDEVDEVELSEEEEEAELTEE from the coding sequence ATGCCAGAAACAGCAAATAAAGAGGCATATCAGCCAATGACCTTTGATGCCATCAAGATTGGATTGGCGTCCCCGGAGAAAATCCGGGACTGGTCCAGAGGCGAGGTTAAAAAACCGGAAACCATTAACTATAGAACCTTAAAACCGGAAAAAGACGGCCTGTTCTGCGAAAGGATCTTCGGACCGAGCAAGGACTGGGAATGTCACTGCGGCAAATACAAGAAGATCCGTTATAAAGGCGTTGTCTGCGACCGATGCGGCGTTGAAGTGACAAAAGCCAGTGTCCGCAGGGAGCGTATGGGCCATATTGAACTGGCAGCACCGGTCTCCCATATCTGGTACTTTAAGGGGATCCCCTCCAGAATGGGACTGATCCTGGACCTTTCCCCAAGGTCACTGGAAAAGGTCCTGTACTTTGCCAACTATATTGTCCTGGATGCAGGAACAACGGAACTGCAGTACAAACAAGTGCTGACAGAGAAAGAGTTCCAGGATGCCAGAGAAAAATACGGCGACGGCGCATTCCGGGTAGGAATGGGTGCGGAGTCCATTATGGAACTGCTGGAGGCCATTGACCTGGAAAGAGAATCCAAAGAGCTGAAAGCAGGCCTCAAGGATTCTACAGGCCAGAAACGCGCCCGTATTGTAAAACGTCTTGAGGTTGTGGAAGCCTTCCGTGAATCCGGGAACCGTCCGGAGTGGATGATCATGACAGTGGTACCTGTCATTCCGCCGGACCTTCGTCCTATGGTACAGCTAGATGGCGGACGTTTCGCCACATCTGACTTAAATGATTTATATAGAAGGATCATCAACAGAAATAACCGTCTGAAAAGGCTGCTTGAACTGGGCGCTCCTGACATCATTGTCCGCAATGAAAAGAGAATGCTCCAGGAGGCGGTAGATGCTCTGATCGACAACGGACGCCGTGGCCGTCCGGTCACAGGACCGGGTAACCGTGCACTGAAATCCCTTTCCGATATGCTGAAAGGTAAATCAGGACGTTTCCGTCAGAACCTTCTGGGCAAGCGAGTGGACTATTCAGGACGTTCCGTTATCGTGGTTGGACCTGAACTGAAGATTTTCCAGTGCGGTCTGCCAAAAGAGATGGCGATCGAGCTGTTTAAGCCTTTCGTTATGAAAGAGCTGGTAAGCAACGGCACTGCCCACAACATTAAGAATGCCAAGAAGATGGTGGAGAAGCTGGAACCGGAAGTATGGGATGTACTGGAAGATGTTATCAAAGAGCATCCGGTCATGTTAAACCGTGCTCCTACCCTGCATCGTCTGGGTATCCAGGCATTTGAACCGATTCTGGTTGAAGGTAAAGCAATCAAACTGCATCCCCTTGTTTGTACTGCGTTCAACGCTGATTTTGATGGTGACCAGATGGCTGTACACCTTCCCCTGTCCGTTGAGGCTCAGGCAGAGTGCCGTTTCCTGCTCCTGTCTCCAAACAACCTGCTGAAACCGTCTGACGGTGGTCCGGTGGCTGTTCCCTCACAGGATATGGTTCTCGGTATCTACTATCTGACACAGGAGAGGCCGGGAGTTAAGGGTGAAGGCAAACACTTTAAGAGTGTAAATGAAGCCATTCTGGCTTATGAGAACGGATATATCACACTGCAGACCAGGATCCATGTATTCTGCAGCAAGACCCTGCCGGACGGCACGGTAATGCAGGACACTGTGGATTCCACACTGGGACGTTTCCTGTTCAATGAGATCATTCCTCAGGATTTGGGATTTGTGGACCGTTCTGTACCGGGCTATGAACTGAAACTGGAAGTTGATTTCCTGGTAGGCAAGAAACAGTTAAAACAGATTCTGGAAAAAGTGATCAACACCCATGGGGCCACCAGAACCGCAGAGGTGCTGGATAAGATCAAGGCCACAGGTTACAAATACTCAACCAGAGCTGCCATGACCGTATCAATCTCCGATATGACTGTGCCGCCTCAGAAGCCTGAGATGATCCAAAAGGCACAGGATACGGTTGACCTTATCACCAAGAACTTCAAACGTGGTCTGATCACGGAGGAAGAGAGATATAAAGAAGTAGTTGAAACATGGAAGAAGACGGATGATGAGCTTACCAAGGCTCTGCTGACAGGACTTGATAAGTACAACAACATCTTCATGATGGCTGACTCCGGTGCCCGTGGTTCCGATAAGCAGATCAAACAGCTTGCTGGTATGCGTGGTCTGATGGCCGATACAACAGGTCACACCATCGAGCTGCCCATCAAGTCCAACTTCCGTGAGGGTCTGGACGTACTGGAATACTTCATGTCCGCCCATGGTGCCCGTAAAGGTCTGTCCGATACAGCTCTGCGTACCGCTGACTCCGGTTACCTGACAAGACGTCTGGTTGACGTTTCCCAGGACCTGATCGTCCGCGAAGTGGACTGCTGTGAAGACAGAGGCGAGATTCCGGGTATGTGGGTAAAAGCCTTCATGGACGGAAAAGAAGAGATCGAAAGCCTTCAGGAGCGTATTACAGGACGTTTCTCCTGTGAGACCATCAAGAACGCCAAAGGCGATGTAATTGTAAAAGCAAACCATATGATCACCCCGAGACGTGCTGCCCGCGTGGTAAACGAAGGTGTGAATGAAAAGGGCAAGCCGTTTGATTCCGTTAAGATCCGTACCATCCTCACATGTAAATGCCACATCGGTGTCTGCGCCAAGTGTTACGGCGCCAACATGGCTACAGGTGAGCCTGTTCAGGTAGGTGAATCCGTAGGTATCATTGCAGCCCAGTCTATCGGTGAACCAGGTACACAGCTTACCATGCGTACCTTCCATACCGGTGGTGTGGCCGGCGGTGATATCACACAGGGTCTTCCCCGTGTGGAGGAGCTTTTTGAGGCAAGAAAGCCAAAAGGTCTTGCTATTATCACGGAGATCAAAGGTGTTGCAACATTAAAGGATACAAAGAAAAAACGTGAGATCATTGTCACAGACAATGAGGATGGCAATTCCAAGACTTACCTGATCCCCTACGGTTCCCGTATTAAGGTTCAGGACGGTCAGTTTCTGGAGGCTGGTGATGAGCTGACAGAAGGCAGCGTGAATCCTCATGACATTCTGAAGATCAAGGGTGTCCGTGCTGTTCAGGATTATATGATCCAGGAAGTACAGCGTGTATACCGTCTGCAGGGTGTTGAGATCAATGATAAGCATATCGAGGTTATCGTTCGCCAGATGCTGAAGAAGATCCGCATTGAGGACAATGGAGATACAGAATTCCTGCCGGGTACCCTGGTTGACGTTCTGGACTACCAGGAAGAGAACGAAAAACTGGTTGAAGAGGGCAAAGAGCCGGCAGATGGAAAACAGGTTATGCTTGGTATCACTAAGGCATCCCTGGCAACCAATTCCTTCCTGTCCGCAGCTTCCTTCCAGGAGACTACAAAGGTTCTGACAGAAGCTGCTATTAAGGGCAAGATTGACCCGCTGATCGGTCTGAAAGAGAACGTTATCATCGGTAAGCTGATTCCTGCAGGAACAGGTATGAAGTGCTACTCCAATATCAAACTTGATACAGATCTGATTGAGGATGAAGAGGAGATTGACGATGACTTTGAACTTGCTGAGGCCCTGGATGAACTTCCGGCGGAGGATGAAGAAGAAGTTGTCCGGCTGACGGATGAGGTTGATGAGGTGGAACTTTCCGAGGAGGAAGAGGAAGCTGAACTGACAGAAGAATAA
- the rpoB gene encoding DNA-directed RNA polymerase subunit beta: MEKNRIRPITTGKSMRMTYQRQKEVLEMPNLIEVQKDSYQWFLDEGLKEVFEDISPIADYSGKLSLEFVDFTLCEDEVKYSIEECKERDATFAAPLKVRVKLYNRENDEISEHEIFMGDLPLMTATGTFVINGAERVIVSQLVRSPGIYYSIAHDKLGKTLYSCTVIPNRGAWLEYETDSNDVFYVRVDRTRKVPITVLIRALGIGTNAEIIELFGEEPKILASFTKDTAESYQEGLLELYKKIRPGEPLAVESAESLITSMFFDPRRYDLAKVGRYKFNKKLLLRNRIAGHILAEEVVDTTTGEIMAEAGTVVTKELADQIQNAAVPYVWIQGEERNIKVLSSMMVDITNYVDADPAEMGVTELVYYPVLAKILEENEDIEDIKDAVHREIHELIPKHITKEDILASINYNMHLEYGLGNDDDIDHLGNRRIRAVGELLQNQYRIGLSRLERVVRERMTTQDMEGISPQSLINIKPVTAAVKEFFGSSQLSQFMDQNNPLGELTHKRRLSALGPGGLSRDRAGFEVRDVHYSHYGRMCPIETPEGPNIGLINSLASYARINQYGFVEAPYRKIDKSDPKNPRVTDEVVYMTADEEDNYHVAQANEPLDEEGHFIHKNVSGRYLDETQEYERHMFDYMDVSPKMVFSVATALIPFLQNDDANRALMGSNMQRQAVPLLTTEAPVVGTGMEVKAAVDSGVCVVAKKAGTIECAASKEIVMRNDDGTKDTYRLTKFMRSNQSNCYNQRPIVTKGEHVEAGQVIADGPSTSNGELALGKNPLIGFMTWEGYNYEDAVLLSERLVQDDVYTSVHIEEYEAEARDTKLGPEEITRDVPGVGDDALKDLDERGIIRIGAEVRAGDILVGKVTPKGETELTAEERLLRAIFGEKAREVRDTSLKVPHGEYGIVVDAKVFTRENGDELSPGVNQAVRIYIAQKRKISVGDKMAGRHGNKGVVSRVLPVEDMPFLPNGRALDIVLNPLGVPSRMNIGQVLEIHLSLAAKALGFNIATPVFDGANENDIQDTLDLANDYVNMEWEDFEAKHKDTVRPEVLQFLYDNRAHRELWKGVPISRDGKVRLRDGRTGEYFDSPVTIGHMHYLKLHHLVDDKIHARSTGPYSLVTQQPLGGKAQFGGQRFGEMEVWALEAYGASYTLQEILTVKSDDVIGRVKTYEAIIKGDNIPEPGIPESFKVLLKELQSLGLDVRVLREDMTEVEIMENIDYGETDMRSIIEGDSKHRGEEEYGDYGFSKQEFEGEELVDVEDEPEEDEEAFLSLDDDTLVEE, translated from the coding sequence ATGGAGAAAAATAGAATCCGTCCCATTACAACCGGTAAGAGCATGAGAATGACCTACCAGCGCCAGAAAGAGGTACTGGAAATGCCGAACCTCATTGAAGTACAGAAAGACTCTTACCAGTGGTTTCTGGACGAAGGTCTTAAAGAAGTTTTTGAAGATATCTCTCCAATCGCCGATTACAGCGGTAAATTAAGCTTGGAATTTGTTGACTTTACTTTGTGTGAAGATGAGGTAAAATACTCCATCGAGGAATGCAAGGAGAGGGATGCTACTTTTGCAGCTCCTTTGAAAGTAAGGGTAAAATTATACAACAGAGAGAATGACGAAATCAGTGAACATGAAATCTTCATGGGTGATCTGCCGTTAATGACAGCAACCGGTACCTTCGTGATCAACGGCGCTGAACGAGTTATTGTCAGCCAGCTTGTACGTTCTCCGGGGATTTATTACTCTATCGCTCATGATAAACTGGGCAAAACCCTTTATTCCTGTACCGTTATCCCGAACAGGGGTGCCTGGCTGGAATATGAGACCGACTCCAATGACGTATTCTATGTACGTGTAGACAGAACCAGAAAAGTCCCTATTACAGTTTTGATCCGTGCCTTAGGTATTGGCACGAATGCAGAAATTATAGAGTTATTCGGTGAGGAACCGAAGATATTAGCCAGCTTTACAAAAGACACTGCTGAGAGTTATCAGGAAGGTCTTCTGGAGTTATACAAAAAAATCCGTCCGGGTGAGCCGCTGGCTGTGGAGAGCGCAGAGAGCCTGATCACCAGTATGTTCTTTGACCCAAGACGTTACGACCTGGCAAAAGTAGGCCGTTACAAATTCAACAAAAAGCTGCTGCTGAGAAACCGTATCGCAGGCCATATACTGGCTGAGGAGGTTGTGGATACCACAACAGGTGAGATCATGGCGGAGGCCGGCACAGTTGTAACAAAAGAACTGGCTGATCAGATCCAGAATGCGGCAGTTCCTTATGTATGGATCCAGGGCGAAGAGCGTAACATCAAAGTCCTTTCAAGCATGATGGTGGATATCACCAATTATGTGGACGCAGATCCGGCTGAGATGGGAGTGACCGAACTGGTCTACTATCCTGTCCTGGCTAAGATACTGGAAGAAAATGAGGATATTGAAGATATCAAGGATGCAGTCCATCGTGAGATCCACGAGCTGATTCCGAAGCATATCACAAAAGAAGATATCCTTGCTTCCATTAACTATAACATGCATCTGGAATACGGTCTGGGAAATGATGACGATATCGACCATCTGGGCAACAGACGTATCCGTGCAGTAGGTGAACTGCTGCAGAACCAGTACAGGATCGGTCTTTCCAGACTGGAGAGAGTGGTTCGTGAAAGAATGACAACACAGGATATGGAGGGTATTTCTCCCCAGTCCCTGATCAATATCAAACCGGTTACAGCAGCCGTGAAGGAATTCTTCGGGTCCTCCCAGCTGTCACAGTTCATGGATCAGAACAACCCTCTGGGTGAGCTGACCCATAAGAGACGTCTATCCGCACTTGGCCCCGGCGGTCTGTCACGAGACCGTGCAGGCTTCGAGGTTCGAGATGTACATTACTCCCATTACGGAAGAATGTGCCCTATCGAGACCCCTGAGGGACCTAACATCGGTCTGATCAACTCCCTGGCATCCTATGCCAGGATCAACCAGTACGGCTTTGTGGAAGCACCGTACCGTAAGATTGACAAATCAGATCCCAAGAATCCGCGGGTTACAGATGAAGTGGTCTATATGACCGCAGATGAAGAAGATAATTACCATGTTGCGCAGGCCAATGAGCCGCTGGACGAGGAAGGGCACTTTATCCATAAGAACGTTTCCGGACGTTATCTGGATGAAACACAGGAATATGAACGTCATATGTTTGACTACATGGACGTATCTCCCAAGATGGTGTTCTCTGTGGCTACAGCCCTGATCCCCTTCCTGCAGAACGATGATGCAAACCGTGCGCTGATGGGATCCAACATGCAGCGCCAGGCCGTTCCGCTTCTCACCACAGAGGCTCCTGTTGTAGGAACCGGTATGGAAGTGAAGGCTGCCGTTGACTCCGGTGTCTGTGTAGTGGCGAAAAAAGCCGGCACCATAGAGTGCGCAGCGTCAAAAGAGATCGTTATGCGCAATGATGACGGTACAAAAGACACTTACCGCCTTACCAAGTTCATGAGAAGTAACCAGAGCAACTGCTACAACCAGAGGCCCATCGTGACCAAAGGGGAGCATGTAGAAGCAGGACAGGTGATCGCTGACGGTCCGTCCACCTCCAATGGTGAGCTGGCTCTTGGCAAGAACCCCCTGATCGGTTTCATGACCTGGGAGGGTTACAATTACGAGGATGCCGTCCTGTTAAGCGAAAGGCTGGTACAGGATGATGTCTATACTTCTGTGCATATTGAAGAGTATGAGGCAGAAGCCAGAGATACAAAGTTAGGACCGGAAGAGATCACACGTGATGTACCGGGTGTAGGTGATGATGCCTTAAAAGACCTGGACGAGCGTGGGATCATCCGTATCGGTGCCGAGGTCCGCGCAGGCGATATCCTGGTCGGTAAAGTGACTCCTAAGGGAGAGACAGAGCTGACTGCGGAGGAGAGGCTGCTCCGTGCTATTTTCGGTGAGAAGGCCCGTGAAGTGCGTGACACTTCCCTGAAGGTTCCTCACGGTGAGTACGGTATTGTTGTGGATGCAAAAGTATTTACAAGAGAGAACGGCGATGAGCTGTCCCCCGGTGTGAATCAGGCAGTCCGTATCTATATTGCACAGAAGAGAAAAATCTCTGTGGGTGACAAGATGGCCGGCCGTCACGGTAACAAGGGTGTTGTGTCCCGTGTACTTCCTGTGGAGGATATGCCATTCCTTCCCAACGGACGTGCGCTGGACATCGTACTGAACCCTCTGGGTGTGCCTTCCCGTATGAATATCGGGCAGGTGCTGGAGATCCATCTGAGTCTTGCGGCAAAAGCCCTTGGATTCAACATTGCCACACCGGTATTTGACGGTGCCAACGAGAATGATATCCAGGATACTCTGGATCTTGCAAATGATTATGTGAACATGGAATGGGAAGACTTTGAGGCAAAGCATAAAGATACGGTGCGCCCGGAGGTTTTACAGTTCCTTTATGATAACAGAGCCCACAGGGAGCTGTGGAAAGGCGTGCCGATCTCCCGTGACGGTAAAGTAAGACTCCGTGACGGACGTACAGGTGAATATTTTGACAGTCCTGTAACCATCGGACACATGCACTACCTGAAGCTGCATCACCTGGTAGATGATAAGATCCACGCGCGTTCCACAGGCCCATACTCCCTGGTAACACAGCAGCCTCTGGGTGGTAAAGCCCAGTTCGGCGGCCAGCGTTTCGGAGAGATGGAGGTTTGGGCACTGGAGGCTTATGGTGCTTCCTACACACTGCAGGAGATCCTGACAGTGAAATCCGATGATGTGATCGGACGTGTGAAAACTTATGAAGCGATTATCAAGGGCGACAATATTCCGGAGCCTGGTATTCCGGAGTCCTTCAAGGTACTTTTGAAGGAGCTGCAGTCCTTGGGTCTGGATGTCAGAGTCCTCAGAGAAGACATGACAGAAGTGGAGATCATGGAGAATATCGACTATGGCGAGACAGATATGCGCTCCATCATTGAAGGTGATTCCAAACACCGCGGCGAGGAAGAATACGGTGACTACGGATTCTCCAAACAGGAATTCGAGGGTGAAGAATTAGTAGACGTGGAGGATGAGCCGGAAGAGGATGAAGAAGCATTCTTGAGCTTAGATGATGATACTCTTGTCGAGGAGTAA
- the rpsG gene encoding 30S ribosomal protein S7: MPRKGHTQKRDVLADPLYGNKVVTKLVNNIMLDGKKGVAQKIVYGAFAKMEEKAGKPAIEVFEEAMNNIMPVLEVKARRIGGATYQVPIEVRPERRQALALRWLTLYSRKRGEKTMEDRLANELLDASNNTGASVKKKEDMHKMAEANKAFAHYRF; the protein is encoded by the coding sequence GTGCCACGTAAAGGACATACTCAAAAAAGAGACGTTTTAGCAGATCCGTTATACGGAAACAAAGTGGTTACCAAACTTGTCAATAACATTATGTTAGATGGTAAGAAGGGTGTAGCTCAGAAGATCGTATACGGTGCGTTCGCTAAAATGGAGGAAAAGGCCGGTAAACCGGCAATCGAAGTTTTTGAAGAAGCAATGAACAACATTATGCCGGTTCTGGAAGTAAAAGCCAGACGTATCGGTGGTGCTACCTATCAGGTACCGATCGAAGTTAGACCGGAAAGACGTCAGGCATTAGCGCTTCGCTGGTTGACTCTGTACTCCCGTAAAAGAGGAGAGAAGACCATGGAAGACAGACTGGCTAATGAATTACTGGATGCTTCCAACAACACAGGCGCATCTGTTAAGAAGAAAGAAGACATGCATAAGATGGCTGAGGCAAATAAAGCATTTGCTCACTATCGATTCTAG
- a CDS encoding glycoside hydrolase family 3 protein, with amino-acid sequence MNKKRKSPLWMLVPMGVIIVVLSIVLIVITLKSGNPKSEAVSASQMQNKESEGKESVKENKSDSKDTKDAARAEPGETDTGPAEIYVSSDIPQKVKDKVKSMSLEEKAAQLFFVTPEDITQVDVATVAGEDTKKAYEQYPVGGIVYFSQNIQGPEQLRGMLGKTQDYAEEIAGVPVFLGVDEEGGEVSRVAGNTNFSVTRYESMRAIGDSKDTSQAYDVGKTLASYLKELGFNIDFAPNADVITNSGNTVIGNRSFGEDPQLVADMTSQVVRGLQDNGVSACLKHFPGHGGTVEDSHEGRAYTDKTLEEMEEKELVPFKEGIKAAPDFIMAGHISIPKSLGDNTPASLSEKVLTGLLRDQYGYDGIIITDALNMKAVSGVYSPAEASVKAILAGADMLLMPDDFRAAYNGVLEAVEEGGLSEERIDASVERILRLKMEKYHYS; translated from the coding sequence ATGAACAAAAAAAGAAAGTCACCTTTATGGATGCTGGTTCCTATGGGAGTCATCATTGTAGTTTTATCTATTGTCTTGATCGTCATTACCTTAAAGTCAGGAAACCCAAAATCAGAAGCCGTGTCCGCATCCCAGATGCAGAACAAAGAATCCGAGGGGAAAGAGTCCGTGAAAGAAAACAAAAGCGATTCCAAGGACACCAAAGACGCTGCCCGGGCAGAGCCTGGGGAAACGGATACAGGACCGGCTGAGATTTATGTATCCTCTGACATTCCTCAAAAGGTTAAGGATAAAGTAAAGAGCATGAGCCTTGAGGAGAAGGCGGCACAGCTTTTCTTTGTCACGCCGGAGGACATCACACAGGTTGATGTGGCAACCGTTGCCGGAGAGGATACTAAGAAGGCATATGAGCAGTACCCTGTTGGCGGGATCGTATATTTTTCCCAGAATATCCAGGGGCCGGAACAGCTTAGGGGAATGCTGGGAAAAACCCAGGATTACGCGGAGGAGATTGCAGGTGTTCCGGTGTTTTTAGGTGTGGATGAGGAGGGCGGAGAAGTATCCCGGGTAGCGGGAAACACGAATTTCTCCGTCACCAGATATGAGAGTATGCGGGCCATTGGAGACAGCAAAGACACTTCACAGGCCTATGATGTAGGAAAAACCTTAGCATCCTATTTGAAAGAATTAGGATTTAATATAGATTTTGCACCGAATGCGGATGTAATTACAAATTCTGGGAATACTGTTATAGGAAACCGTTCCTTTGGGGAAGACCCCCAGTTGGTTGCTGATATGACGTCACAGGTGGTCAGGGGACTGCAGGACAACGGTGTCTCTGCCTGCCTGAAGCATTTTCCGGGACACGGAGGAACTGTGGAGGACAGTCATGAGGGACGTGCCTACACGGACAAGACCCTGGAGGAGATGGAGGAAAAAGAGCTGGTACCTTTTAAGGAAGGGATAAAGGCAGCCCCTGATTTTATTATGGCAGGGCACATCTCCATACCAAAATCCCTGGGGGATAATACGCCGGCATCTCTCTCAGAAAAAGTTCTGACAGGCCTTCTCCGGGACCAGTACGGATATGACGGCATCATTATCACGGATGCCCTCAATATGAAGGCGGTTTCCGGGGTATACAGTCCGGCCGAGGCTTCCGTGAAAGCCATCCTGGCAGGTGCGGACATGCTACTGATGCCGGACGATTTCAGAGCCGCCTACAATGGCGTGTTGGAAGCTGTGGAGGAAGGCGGTTTGAGTGAGGAGAGGATCGACGCCTCTGTGGAGCGCATTCTGCGGTTAAAAATGGAAAAATATCACTATTCATGA
- a CDS encoding Crp/Fnr family transcriptional regulator, producing the protein MNCKTYRRSELICPQGSKIDHFGIVLDGILKAVDQTVNGDELCHAYFEKNDIFPELLYFSGKKYYTYTLVAARKSTVAWVQVEVLGEMLERDSLLMYSLLLYISRRGLKDQLYLNCLNYQTIRERIAYWIVGMNDIVPGETVHMPLSRSILANMLHVSRSSLNQELKMMEREGCFRIRGQEMYMENVEKLQEML; encoded by the coding sequence ATGAACTGCAAAACATACCGGAGGTCAGAGCTTATCTGTCCCCAGGGGAGTAAGATCGATCATTTTGGGATCGTGCTGGACGGCATTCTGAAGGCAGTGGACCAGACCGTCAATGGGGATGAATTGTGTCATGCATATTTTGAAAAAAATGATATCTTTCCGGAACTGCTCTATTTCTCCGGAAAAAAATATTATACCTATACCCTGGTGGCTGCCAGGAAATCCACAGTTGCCTGGGTTCAGGTTGAGGTTTTGGGAGAAATGCTGGAACGGGACAGTCTGCTGATGTATTCTCTTCTGCTCTATATATCCCGGCGTGGGCTGAAGGACCAGCTTTACCTTAACTGTCTGAATTATCAGACCATCCGGGAGCGCATCGCTTACTGGATCGTGGGAATGAATGACATTGTTCCCGGGGAGACCGTGCACATGCCTCTGTCCCGGTCCATTCTGGCAAATATGCTCCATGTGAGCCGGTCTTCTCTGAATCAGGAGTTAAAAATGATGGAAAGAGAGGGGTGTTTCAGAATCCGGGGGCAGGAAATGTATATGGAAAATGTGGAGAAACTGCAGGAAATGCTGTGA